The Saccharomyces mikatae IFO 1815 strain IFO1815 genome assembly, chromosome: 2 sequence TCACGAGCTTatattagttttttttctcgcTATGCGCTATTTCAGCCATTACTAGTAAATATGAAAGTTAACAACACAAAGAAAGAGAGCCTATGACTGGCAGTTAAGAACGTTGTAGACCATATCTAGTGTTATAGTAATATCATGGAGCACACCCTTTCACCTTTACAACAAGAAGTATTGGATAAATACAAGAGACTCTCTTTAGATCTAAGAGCACTGGACGAAACAATAAAACAACTAAACCATTCACAACATCACCAACAGCATATAGAGCAAGAAACTGTATCGCCCGATGAAATACTACAAGAAATGAGGGACATAGAAGTCAAAATTGGCTTAGTCGGAACGCTACTGAAAGGTAGCGTGTACTCGCTTATTTTACAAAGAAAGCAAGAACAGAAGTTTTTGAGCAACAATTTCGATCAATGATTTGGTGTAAGAAATTATTCTTGacactttattttttttacggTACACTAGCTTGTGCTGTGAGTtgtaataatataatatgtatatgctatactaataaaaaaatgatttaACTTGATGAGCtttatgaaaaagaagtaatCGTATAAACATGAATACATAGAGGTGTATATTCAAATTGTATAAATGACGATTTTGCCGTCTAGCCCACAGGAGGAAACTTTAGTGACCTGACCGCTGGATTCTGCAAAGGGTCTTAACTCCACAATGGCATTTTCGTGTGAGCTTTCTTGAACATCTGTGCTAACTTTACCTTTTAAATCTAATTCCTTGAATTTTCTCAATGCAGAGATACCAAACGTTGAAccttcatcatcaccaccaCTCAAATCACTAATGTTACCTGACCCTGCCAAAGCAGAAGACTTGTCATTGTCGATTTTATCTAAATTCTTCGCAAATTTCCAACCTTCAGAGGCTTCGCTGAACAACACAGGATGGCAAGAATATCCTCCACAAACAATCTCGTGGTCGTTGATCCACACTAAAGATCGGTATGGTAAACCTTCTGGAGCATTAACCGATTGTACTGGAGATTGGTAATCTACTACATTCAAAGTACCATCATGCGCCACATAAGCAATTCTTTCCACCTGGCTTCTCCACTCCACATCATGGATGTAAGAACCTTGGTaccattcttttattaagcAACCAAAAGGAAATTTCTGGCCCCAGGGTGATCCCGCTACAGACTCCTTGGAATCCAAACCCTTGATAAACCCACTGAAAACACGCATAAACCCATCAGTGCCACCAGCAGCCAATAACACACCATTTTCGTGCCAAGAGAGGCAATTGACGGTGGATTTAATAGGTTTCTTGATGTGTTTTGACACCCACCAGTTATTCTCGTGTTCGTAATAACAAACAGCAATGATCCTGGCACTGGATCCGACAGCAAACTTATAACCGCTTGGTGCCCATGTAACTGAAGTGGCGGCTCTATTAATACGTAGAAGCACTAAAGTAGGCTTATACGTTCCATCACTCAATGGTTCCCACACGTAAGCATTACGGTCTTGAGAACAGGTCACAATACGACCATGTACAGAGATGTCCACCGCGGTAATGGTTTTATCATGGTCTTTCAAGGTGGCGAATAAAACAGGGGAGGTATTATTAGAAACTTTATAAACTAGACAATCCGTTTCGCAAGTAACGGCTAGAACAGATTTATCTTGAGAAAAGCAATGTGAATAAATTGGCGCTTTGACCAATTTGTAGACGGCAACAACAGACTTGTCCTTGGAGTTGGAAAATGACATTAGGAGACTCTCGACTAATATAgtgtttgattttgttcactttctcttctttctcttcgCTTCCAGTTTGGAAGATTTATCGACCATAATGGCTCTTATTTGACCCTTTTTCATTACAGGCAAGGCGCGGGCGGGTGACAAGAAGGTTCTGATAATTGCG is a genomic window containing:
- the ARC40 gene encoding Arc40p (similar to Saccharomyces cerevisiae ARC40 (YBR234C); ancestral locus Anc_6.143), whose translation is MSFSNSKDKSVVAVYKLVKAPIYSHCFSQDKSVLAVTCETDCLVYKVSNNTSPVLFATLKDHDKTITAVDISVHGRIVTCSQDRNAYVWEPLSDGTYKPTLVLLRINRAATSVTWAPSGYKFAVGSSARIIAVCYYEHENNWWVSKHIKKPIKSTVNCLSWHENGVLLAAGGTDGFMRVFSGFIKGLDSKESVAGSPWGQKFPFGCLIKEWYQGSYIHDVEWRSQVERIAYVAHDGTLNVVDYQSPVQSVNAPEGLPYRSLVWINDHEIVCGGYSCHPVLFSEASEGWKFAKNLDKIDNDKSSALAGSGNISDLSGGDDEGSTFGISALRKFKELDLKGKVSTDVQESSHENAIVELRPFAESSGQVTKVSSCGLDGKIVIYTI
- the DAD3 gene encoding Dad3p (similar to Saccharomyces cerevisiae DAD3 (YBR233W-A); ancestral locus Anc_6.142): MEHTLSPLQQEVLDKYKRLSLDLRALDETIKQLNHSQHHQQHIEQETVSPDEILQEMRDIEVKIGLVGTLLKGSVYSLILQRKQEQKFLSNNFDQ